A section of the Raphanus sativus cultivar WK10039 unplaced genomic scaffold, ASM80110v3 Scaffold0845, whole genome shotgun sequence genome encodes:
- the LOC130503176 gene encoding transcription factor ABA-INDUCIBLE bHLH-TYPE-like encodes MNDLGWDEEETSIANAVLGNSASDFLRTISSSNQNLFLFTETDDTLNKKLSSLVEWPNSENFSWNYSILWQQTVSRSGHQVLGWGDGCCREPNHSEESKLVSGLEEEEEMMRWQEMRRRVLHKLQRVFGESDEDNNYALSLENVTATETFFLASMYFFFNHGEGGPGRCFSEGRHVWWVSDEVGYDYCFRSFMAKRAGIRTVVMVPTDAGVVELGSVWSLPENVELVRSVQGLFMRRVEPSRVGGVHKLFGQELNSFDHNNKGYTSQGSDVKVQENANVVVAGGGGGACVVEEKRPKKRGRKPANGREEPLNHVEAERQRREKLNQRFYALRAVVPNISKMDKASLLEDAISYIKELQEKVKSIEAEGVRTVDSTEAVEIQAGEEEVVVRMISPLETHPASRIIQAMRNSEVSVMESTLSSAEDRVFHTFVVKSNNGSDPLTREKLIAAAGYPQSSLMQQQQPLVPSHSSQVSGDL; translated from the coding sequence GGGACGAGGAAGAGACGTCCATAGCTAATGCAGTTTTAGGGAACTCAGCTTCTGATTTCCTCAGAACAATCTCATCATCCAATCAGAATCTCTTTCTATTTACGGAAACCGACGATACCCTGAACAAGAAGCTATCTAGTCTCGTGGAGTGGCCAAACTCGGAGAATTTCAGCTGGAACTACTCCATTCTGTGGCAGCAGACCGTGTCTAGATCCGGACACCAAGTCCTAGGCTGGGGAGACGGGTGCTGCCGCGAGCCAAACCACTCAGAAGAGTCAAAACTCGTTAGCGGattagaggaagaagaagagatgatgaGATGGCAGGAGATGAGGAGGAGAGTGTTGCATAAGCTTCAGAGAGTGTTTGGCGAATCCGACGAAGACAACAACTACGCTCTGAGCTTGGAGAACGTTACGGCTACCGAGACTTTCTTCTTGGCTTCCatgtattttttctttaatcacGGTGAAGGTGGTCCTGGGAGGTGCTTTTCTGAAGGGAGACATGTGTGGTGGGTTTCGGATGAGGTTGGTTATGATTACTGTTTCAGGTCTTTTATGGCGAAGAGGGCTGGGATCAGGACGGTTGTTATGGTTCCTACTGATGCTGGTGTGGTTGAGCTTGGTTCTGTTTGGTCTTTGCCTGAGAATGTTGAGTTGGTTAGGTCTGTTCAGGGTTTGTTCATGAGGAGAGTTGAGCCGAGTAGAGTAGGAGGGGTTCACAAGCTTTTCGGACAGGAACTGAATAGCTTTGATCACAACAACAAAGGTTACACGTCTCAAGGAAGTGATGTGAAAGTGCAAGAGAATGCAAATGTGGTTGtagcaggaggaggaggaggagcttgTGTTGTGGAGGAGAAGAGACCGAAAAAGCGAGGGAGGAAGCCTGCAAACGGAAGAGAAGAGCCGTTAAACCACGTTGAAGCTGAGAGGCAGAGACGGGAGAAGCTTAACCAGAGATTCTACGCTTTGCGAGCTGTTGTTCCGAACATCTCTAAGATGGACAAAGCTTCTCTTCTTGAAGACGCTATCTCTTACATCAAAGAGCTTCAAGAAAAGGTAAAGAGCATTGAAGCTGAAGGAGTAAGAACAGTAGATAGTACAGAAGCTGTTGAGATTCAAGCTGGGGAAGAAGAGGTTGTTGTGAGAATGATCTCACCGTTGGAGACACATCCAGCTTCGAGAATCATACAAGCAATGAGAAACTCAGAGGTTAGTGTGATGGAGTCTACGCTTTCATCTGCTGAAGACAGAGTGTTTCACACTTTTGTGGTAAAGTCTAATAACGGGTCGGATCCATTGACGAGAGAGAAGCTTATAGCAGCAGCGGGTTACCCACAAAGCAGCTtgatgcagcagcagcagccattAGTACCATCTCATAGTTCACAGGTTTCTGGTGATTTGTAG